From one Tsukamurella tyrosinosolvens genomic stretch:
- a CDS encoding NAD-dependent epimerase/dehydratase family protein gives MRLLVLGGTAFLSREIAVVAVRAGHDVTCAARGTSGPVPDGASLVRWDRSADPVPPGLSDGAFDAVIDVARTPSWVRDAVAAIRAAHWVFVSTISVYADTATPGGGPSNLPLLPALHDDVALDTRPEAYGAMKVACEELVRDACADAAVVRPGLIVGPGDPTGRFSYWPGRLASAADGDLVLAPGAPGARVQVLDVRDLAAWLVLLAERRTAGTFDAVAPAFPMVEFVQRMAVGLGVRPRWVWAPDDFLLARGVEPWAGERPLPLWLPRPDFDGMLDHDAGPAAERGLRVRPLDETARDTAEWLRTAGDALAVGMTRDDERALIRARTAE, from the coding sequence ATGCGACTCCTGGTGCTCGGTGGTACTGCCTTCCTCTCGCGCGAGATCGCGGTCGTGGCCGTCCGCGCGGGCCACGACGTCACCTGCGCCGCCCGCGGCACGTCCGGGCCGGTCCCCGACGGCGCCTCCCTGGTCCGGTGGGACCGTTCTGCCGACCCTGTTCCGCCCGGGCTGTCCGACGGAGCCTTCGACGCCGTCATCGACGTCGCCCGCACGCCGTCCTGGGTTCGGGACGCAGTCGCCGCGATCCGGGCCGCACATTGGGTGTTCGTGTCCACCATCAGCGTCTACGCCGACACCGCGACGCCCGGCGGCGGACCGTCGAACCTGCCTCTGCTTCCGGCTTTGCACGACGATGTCGCGCTCGACACGAGGCCTGAAGCGTACGGTGCCATGAAGGTGGCCTGTGAGGAGCTCGTGCGCGACGCGTGTGCCGACGCGGCGGTGGTCCGGCCCGGGTTGATCGTGGGGCCCGGTGATCCGACGGGGCGGTTCTCCTACTGGCCAGGTCGGCTCGCGTCCGCGGCCGACGGTGACCTCGTGCTCGCTCCCGGCGCTCCCGGGGCTCGTGTGCAAGTGCTCGACGTGCGCGACCTCGCGGCGTGGCTCGTGCTGTTGGCCGAACGGCGTACGGCCGGCACGTTCGACGCGGTCGCACCGGCCTTTCCGATGGTCGAGTTCGTGCAGCGGATGGCGGTCGGCCTCGGGGTGCGGCCTCGATGGGTGTGGGCTCCCGACGATTTCCTACTCGCACGGGGTGTCGAGCCGTGGGCGGGGGAACGGCCCCTGCCGCTGTGGCTGCCACGCCCCGACTTCGACGGAATGCTCGATCACGACGCCGGGCCTGCCGCAGAGCGCGGTCTCAGGGTCAGGCCCCTCGACGAGACGGCACGCGATACCGCGGAGTGGCTCCGGACTGCGGGCGATGCTCTGGCGGTCGGCATGACTCGAGACGACGAACGCGCCCTGATCCGCGCACGGACCGCTGAGTAG
- a CDS encoding sterol desaturase family protein, with amino-acid sequence MTTTDRAARRGVTLGDAAREFLRHPTPWMILAFLAGTVAARVAVGGGGLVDLWAPLVFVALFPFLEWVIHVFVLHWRPRTVGPITLDTLLARDHRRHHAAPRDVDLVFIPTRALPWVIVGLGIAAPLGVGALIGAPVHATLTFMLVEALFLLGYEWTHYLVHTDYKPRGRAYKAVWRSHRLHHFKNEHYWFSVTTSGTSDRVLGTYPDPGTVETSPTAKNLHGLDGLGS; translated from the coding sequence ATGACCACGACCGATCGCGCGGCCCGCCGCGGTGTCACCCTCGGCGATGCCGCCCGCGAGTTCCTCCGCCATCCCACGCCGTGGATGATCCTGGCCTTCCTGGCCGGCACCGTCGCCGCGCGCGTCGCCGTCGGCGGGGGAGGGCTCGTCGACCTGTGGGCACCCCTGGTCTTCGTGGCCCTGTTCCCGTTCCTGGAGTGGGTCATCCACGTCTTCGTGCTGCACTGGCGGCCGCGCACCGTCGGGCCGATCACGCTGGACACCCTGCTCGCGCGCGACCACCGGCGGCATCACGCCGCGCCCCGCGACGTGGACCTGGTGTTCATCCCGACCCGCGCGCTGCCGTGGGTGATCGTCGGCCTGGGCATCGCCGCGCCGCTCGGCGTGGGTGCGCTGATCGGCGCCCCGGTGCACGCGACGCTGACCTTCATGCTGGTCGAGGCGCTCTTCCTGCTCGGCTACGAGTGGACCCACTACCTCGTGCACACCGACTACAAGCCCCGCGGCCGCGCCTACAAGGCCGTGTGGCGCAGCCACCGCCTGCACCATTTCAAGAACGAGCACTACTGGTTCTCGGTCACCACGTCGGGCACCTCCGACCGGGTGCTGGGCACCTACCCGGACCCCGGCACCGTCGAGACCAGCCCGACCGCCAAGAACCTGCACGGCCTGGACGGCCTCGGGTCCTAG
- a CDS encoding GNAT family N-acetyltransferase → MADVTVTHSPEQERYVLTVDGEQAGYLDYVDEVDVRLLTHTVVDAEYGGNGYAAVLTKAALDDVVASGTKARAVCSYVANYVTKHPEYASVVEVAADR, encoded by the coding sequence ATGGCTGACGTGACTGTGACCCACTCCCCGGAACAGGAGCGCTACGTGCTCACCGTCGACGGCGAGCAGGCGGGCTACCTCGACTACGTCGACGAGGTGGACGTGCGCCTGCTCACCCACACCGTGGTCGACGCGGAGTACGGCGGCAACGGCTACGCCGCGGTGCTCACCAAGGCCGCCCTCGACGACGTCGTCGCGTCGGGCACGAAGGCGCGGGCCGTGTGCTCGTACGTCGCGAACTACGTCACGAAGCACCCCGAGTACGCCTCCGTTGTCGAGGTGGCCGCCGACCGGTAA
- a CDS encoding Ppx/GppA phosphatase family protein, translating into MRLGVLDIGSNTVHLLVVDAHWGAHPTPMSSTKATLRLAEKIEPSGRLSQAGEDALVDSVEEFTKIARSSGCSEVMAFATSAVRDASNTDTVLAHVKQATGVDVEVLSGADESRLTALAVRRWYGWSVGRVLNIDIGGGSLEMSNGVDEEPDVALSLPLGAGRITREWLPDDPPGRRRVAMLRDWLDAEIAPAAARLQAVGTPDLVAGTSKTMRTLARLTGAAPSSAGPRVKRTLTARGLSQLIAFISRMTESDRRELDGLSSDRAGQIVAGALVAEAAMRAMKVEELDICPWALREGVILRYLDTQAGFTPESSGKGH; encoded by the coding sequence GTGAGATTGGGAGTCCTCGACATCGGGTCCAATACGGTGCACCTGCTCGTGGTCGACGCCCACTGGGGCGCGCACCCGACGCCGATGAGCTCGACCAAGGCCACGCTGCGGCTCGCCGAGAAGATCGAACCGAGCGGCCGCTTGAGCCAGGCCGGGGAGGACGCGCTCGTCGACTCCGTCGAGGAGTTCACGAAGATCGCGCGCAGCTCCGGCTGCTCCGAGGTGATGGCCTTCGCGACCTCCGCGGTCCGCGACGCCAGCAACACCGACACCGTGCTCGCGCACGTCAAGCAGGCCACCGGCGTCGACGTCGAGGTGCTCTCCGGCGCCGACGAGTCCCGGCTCACCGCCCTCGCGGTGCGCCGCTGGTACGGCTGGAGCGTGGGCCGCGTGCTCAACATCGACATCGGCGGCGGCTCGCTCGAGATGAGCAACGGCGTCGACGAGGAGCCGGACGTCGCGCTCTCGCTGCCGCTGGGCGCCGGCCGGATCACGCGCGAGTGGCTGCCCGACGATCCGCCCGGGCGCCGCCGCGTCGCCATGCTGCGCGACTGGCTCGACGCCGAGATCGCGCCCGCCGCAGCACGACTGCAGGCCGTCGGCACGCCGGACCTCGTCGCGGGCACGTCGAAGACGATGCGCACCCTCGCCCGCCTCACGGGTGCGGCGCCCTCGTCGGCCGGGCCGCGCGTCAAGCGGACCCTGACGGCGCGCGGGCTGAGCCAGCTGATCGCCTTCATCAGCCGGATGACGGAGTCCGACCGCCGCGAACTGGACGGGCTCAGCTCCGACCGCGCGGGGCAGATCGTCGCCGGGGCGCTCGTCGCCGAGGCCGCGATGCGGGCGATGAAGGTCGAGGAACTCGACATCTGCCCGTGGGCCCTGCGCGAGGGCGTGATCCTGCGGTATCTGGACACGCAGGCGGGCTTCACCCCGGAGAGCAGCGGTAAAGGCCATTAA
- a CDS encoding FadR/GntR family transcriptional regulator, which translates to MELSPVTKRSAADEVHDQLLNQLVSGAAPVGSRLPSERRLAEVLGVSRPVIREAIARLATSGHVEVRQGDGAVVNDITRTGGLDLLPHLLVAAPDGAVVDPSVVRSVLEVREHLGPWIAEKAAARSAENLAGPLTAALAAIEAAGSGAEQQAAALGYWEHLVRGADSIAMTLIFNGMRRVYEPMLGVVADAVAAAEPADRYRALTAAVLDGDATAARAAARAVLGGATGVLGGFLDRMEQS; encoded by the coding sequence ATGGAACTGAGCCCGGTCACGAAGCGGTCCGCCGCCGACGAGGTGCACGACCAGCTGCTGAACCAGCTGGTCAGCGGCGCCGCGCCGGTGGGCTCGCGGTTGCCCAGCGAGCGCCGGCTCGCGGAGGTCCTCGGCGTCTCGCGGCCCGTCATCCGCGAGGCGATCGCCCGCCTCGCCACGTCTGGCCATGTCGAGGTCCGGCAGGGCGACGGGGCCGTCGTCAACGACATCACCCGCACGGGCGGGCTCGACCTGCTGCCGCACCTGCTCGTCGCCGCGCCCGACGGTGCTGTCGTCGACCCGTCCGTGGTCCGCAGTGTCCTCGAGGTGCGCGAACACCTCGGGCCGTGGATCGCGGAGAAAGCGGCCGCGCGCTCGGCCGAGAACCTCGCCGGCCCGCTGACCGCGGCGCTCGCCGCGATCGAGGCCGCCGGATCGGGCGCGGAGCAGCAGGCCGCCGCCCTCGGCTACTGGGAGCACCTCGTGCGCGGGGCCGACTCGATCGCGATGACCCTCATCTTCAACGGCATGCGGCGCGTCTACGAGCCGATGCTCGGCGTCGTCGCCGACGCCGTCGCAGCGGCCGAACCCGCGGACCGCTACCGCGCCCTCACTGCGGCCGTCCTCGACGGCGACGCCACCGCCGCCCGCGCCGCCGCGCGCGCCGTCCTCGGCGGCGCCACCGGCGTCCTCGGCGGATTCCTCGACCGGATGGAGCAGTCATGA
- a CDS encoding response regulator transcription factor, with translation MTHVLIVEDEESLADPLAFLLRKEGFETTVVTDGAEALRHFDSAGADIVLLDLMLPGMSGTDVCKQLRARSSVPVIMVTARDSEIDKVVGLELGADDYVTKPYSARELIARIRAVLRRGADTAAADGLDDGVLEGGPVRMDVERHVVTVGGEAVTLPLKEFDLLEYLLRNSGRVLTRGQLIDRVWGADYVGDTKTLDVHVKRLRSKIESDPANPKHLVTVRGLGYKLEP, from the coding sequence GTGACACACGTACTGATCGTCGAGGACGAGGAGTCGCTGGCCGACCCCCTGGCGTTCCTGCTCCGCAAGGAGGGCTTCGAGACCACCGTCGTGACCGACGGTGCCGAGGCCCTGCGGCACTTCGACTCCGCCGGCGCCGACATCGTCCTGCTCGACCTCATGCTGCCCGGCATGAGCGGCACCGACGTGTGCAAGCAGCTGCGCGCCCGCTCGTCCGTGCCGGTCATCATGGTGACCGCGCGCGATAGCGAGATCGACAAGGTCGTGGGCCTGGAGCTGGGCGCCGATGACTACGTCACCAAGCCCTACTCCGCGCGGGAGCTGATCGCCCGCATCCGCGCGGTGTTGCGCCGCGGCGCCGACACCGCCGCCGCGGACGGCCTCGACGACGGGGTGCTCGAGGGCGGGCCCGTCCGCATGGACGTCGAGCGGCACGTCGTGACCGTCGGGGGCGAGGCGGTGACCCTGCCGCTCAAGGAGTTCGACCTGCTGGAGTACCTGCTGCGCAACAGCGGCCGCGTCCTCACCCGCGGGCAGCTCATCGACCGCGTCTGGGGCGCCGACTACGTGGGCGACACCAAGACGCTCGACGTGCACGTCAAGCGCCTGCGCAGCAAGATCGAGTCCGATCCGGCGAACCCGAAGCACCTGGTCACCGTCCGCGGCCTCGGCTACAAGCTCGAGCCCTAG
- a CDS encoding class I SAM-dependent methyltransferase: MGDHRIGTVDDTARWVAHHRALESARPDALFHDPFAARLAGSTGRAIAEGAAPAAGGGDGWYLTARTVLIDEAVAAAIAGGCDTVVNLGAGLDARPYRLDLPAGLEWIEVDLPAILDHKAAVLTSETARCRLRRVPLDLAGEGLANLLDGLADRRVLALAEGLVMYLSPDEADALADTLLAAGVERWCLDLSAAGVGSVMAERNRGILRRAPWRFLPADGVAHIEDRGWRADRIEPLFPAAVRLGRLDSPEAHRRAAGPQPDPRNPGDAPWSGVVSVVPAR; the protein is encoded by the coding sequence ATGGGCGACCACCGCATCGGCACCGTCGACGACACCGCGCGGTGGGTCGCGCACCACCGCGCACTCGAATCCGCCCGGCCCGACGCGCTCTTCCACGACCCGTTCGCCGCCCGCCTCGCCGGTTCGACGGGCCGCGCCATCGCGGAGGGCGCGGCGCCGGCCGCGGGTGGCGGCGACGGCTGGTACCTCACCGCGCGCACCGTCCTGATCGACGAGGCGGTGGCCGCAGCGATCGCGGGCGGCTGCGACACCGTCGTCAACCTCGGCGCGGGCCTCGACGCCCGCCCCTACCGGCTCGACCTGCCCGCCGGCCTGGAGTGGATCGAGGTCGACCTGCCCGCGATCCTCGACCACAAGGCCGCGGTCCTCACGTCGGAGACGGCCCGCTGCCGGCTGCGGCGGGTGCCGCTGGACCTGGCCGGAGAGGGCCTCGCGAACCTGCTGGACGGGCTCGCGGACCGTCGGGTCCTGGCGCTGGCCGAGGGCCTGGTCATGTACCTCTCCCCCGACGAGGCCGACGCCCTCGCGGACACGCTGCTCGCCGCGGGCGTCGAGCGGTGGTGCCTCGACCTCAGTGCCGCGGGCGTGGGCTCGGTGATGGCCGAGCGGAACCGGGGAATCCTGCGGCGCGCCCCGTGGCGGTTCCTGCCCGCCGACGGGGTCGCCCACATCGAGGACCGGGGCTGGCGCGCGGATCGGATCGAGCCGCTCTTCCCGGCGGCGGTCCGGCTGGGACGCCTGGATTCGCCGGAGGCGCACCGTCGGGCCGCGGGGCCCCAGCCCGATCCCCGGAACCCGGGCGACGCGCCGTGGAGCGGCGTCGTGTCGGTCGTCCCGGCCCGCTAA
- a CDS encoding TetR/AcrR family transcriptional regulator, whose protein sequence is MDERRTAICEAVLDLAAEGGNRAVTHGAVDKRLDLPKGSTSYYYRTRADLLAAAIGRLRERSREEFDRAVPRAVDPETAADAMAAQLHLLLTDRRRDALARYALAPDAAAEELAADLATCLFSVPLASGLFAALGTVDPDRAAADLVSLLEGLLFDRLYGARSLGPTKSEAESIADLRGPIRRALNYGA, encoded by the coding sequence GTGGACGAGCGGCGGACGGCGATCTGCGAGGCCGTGCTGGACCTCGCGGCCGAGGGCGGCAATCGCGCGGTGACGCACGGCGCCGTCGACAAGCGGCTGGACCTGCCCAAGGGGTCGACGTCGTACTACTACCGCACCCGCGCGGACCTGCTCGCCGCCGCGATCGGGCGCCTGCGGGAGCGATCGCGCGAGGAATTCGACCGCGCCGTGCCGCGGGCCGTCGACCCAGAGACCGCGGCGGACGCGATGGCCGCGCAGTTGCACCTTCTGCTCACGGACCGCCGGCGCGACGCCCTCGCCCGCTACGCGCTGGCCCCGGACGCGGCGGCCGAGGAGCTGGCGGCGGACCTCGCCACCTGCCTGTTCTCCGTCCCGCTGGCGTCGGGCCTGTTCGCGGCGCTCGGCACCGTCGACCCCGACCGGGCCGCGGCCGACCTGGTCAGCCTGCTCGAGGGCCTGCTGTTCGACCGGCTCTACGGCGCCCGCTCGCTCGGGCCCACGAAGTCCGAGGCGGAGAGCATCGCGGACCTGCGTGGGCCGATCCGGCGGGCGTTAAACTACGGCGCATGA
- a CDS encoding sensor histidine kinase encodes MTVALCVVSALAGALIGWLARRVRQRVITAEPATPTRMTVAELNRAVIRDSPTGLVVVDRFRDVIACNARAEEFSLVREQLLDDRVWQAASLVLETGTPRAVELTVSRRSDRASIAVRCRVDLIEGNEPDERYAVVYADDDTENQRMEATRRDFVANVSHELKTPVGAIGLLAEALLESDDDPEAVRHFGSRVLVESTRMGNMVNELIALSRLQGAEKLPDLGSVEVDDVVGEAVARAQVSAEANNISLIVDEPSGLEIRGDDTLLLTALSNLISNAIAYSPQNTQVSISRRLRPATGPDGAASVEIAVTDRGIGIAPEDQERVFERFFRVDKARSRMTGGTGLGLAIVKHVAANHGGTIRLWSKPGMGSTFTLVLPAPVEPGAGPAERDDHSEDVLR; translated from the coding sequence GTGACTGTGGCCCTCTGTGTGGTGTCCGCCCTGGCGGGCGCCCTCATCGGATGGCTCGCGCGGCGCGTCCGGCAGCGGGTGATCACCGCCGAACCGGCGACCCCGACCCGCATGACGGTGGCGGAACTGAACCGCGCCGTGATCCGCGACTCGCCCACGGGGCTCGTCGTCGTCGATCGGTTCCGCGACGTCATCGCGTGCAACGCCCGCGCCGAGGAGTTCTCCCTCGTCCGCGAACAGCTCCTCGACGACCGCGTGTGGCAGGCCGCCTCGCTCGTCCTCGAGACGGGGACGCCCCGCGCCGTCGAACTGACGGTCTCGCGCCGGTCCGACCGGGCGAGCATCGCGGTGCGCTGCCGGGTGGACCTCATCGAGGGCAACGAGCCCGACGAGCGGTACGCCGTGGTCTACGCCGACGACGACACCGAGAACCAGCGCATGGAGGCCACGCGCCGCGACTTCGTGGCGAACGTCTCCCACGAGCTCAAGACCCCCGTCGGCGCGATCGGGCTGCTCGCCGAGGCGCTGCTGGAATCCGACGACGACCCGGAGGCGGTGCGGCACTTCGGCTCCCGCGTGCTCGTCGAATCCACCCGGATGGGCAACATGGTCAACGAGCTCATCGCGCTCTCCCGCCTGCAGGGCGCGGAGAAGCTGCCCGACCTCGGCAGCGTCGAGGTCGACGACGTGGTCGGCGAGGCCGTCGCGCGCGCCCAGGTCTCGGCCGAGGCGAACAACATCTCGCTCATCGTCGACGAGCCCTCCGGCCTCGAGATCCGCGGCGACGACACGCTGCTGCTCACGGCCCTGTCGAACCTCATCTCCAATGCGATCGCCTACTCGCCGCAGAACACCCAGGTCTCGATCAGCCGCCGCCTGCGCCCCGCCACGGGGCCCGACGGTGCCGCGTCGGTCGAGATCGCGGTCACCGACCGGGGCATCGGCATCGCCCCCGAAGACCAGGAGCGCGTCTTCGAGCGCTTCTTCCGCGTCGACAAGGCGCGGTCCCGGATGACGGGCGGGACCGGACTCGGTCTCGCGATCGTCAAACACGTCGCCGCGAACCACGGCGGCACCATTAGGCTCTGGAGCAAACCGGGCATGGGTTCGACCTTCACGCTGGTGCTGCCGGCGCCGGTCGAGCCGGGCGCGGGACCTGCAGAGCGCGATGACCACAGTGAGGATGTACTGCGGTGA
- a CDS encoding sugar phosphate isomerase/epimerase family protein, protein MSGIPVGLSTASVYPEKLEDAFRYAAETGYDGVELMVWHEGASQDIANVAGLSMRYDVPVLSVHAPCLLISQRVWGPDPMAKLGRAVTAAEDLGADTVVVHPPFRWQRRYAENFVDLVSELEDDSHVAIAVENMFPMRLDAFFGRRGESVERLKRRGHPGTAVSAFAPSIDPTDVGYANYTLDLSHTATAGVDALELMDRMGDGLRHLHLTDGLGAAVDEHLVPGHGTQPAAEVCRRLAASGFDGHVILEIATGSAKTPEERRAMLTEALGFAREHLRADPAA, encoded by the coding sequence GTGAGCGGGATACCGGTCGGACTGTCGACGGCCTCGGTCTACCCCGAGAAGCTCGAGGACGCCTTCCGGTACGCCGCGGAGACCGGCTACGACGGGGTCGAGCTCATGGTCTGGCACGAGGGCGCCAGCCAGGACATCGCGAACGTCGCCGGCCTGTCCATGCGGTACGACGTGCCCGTGCTGTCCGTCCACGCGCCCTGCCTGCTGATCAGCCAGCGCGTGTGGGGCCCCGATCCCATGGCGAAGCTCGGGCGCGCCGTGACGGCCGCGGAGGACCTCGGCGCCGACACCGTCGTCGTGCACCCGCCGTTCCGGTGGCAGCGGCGCTACGCCGAGAACTTCGTCGACCTGGTCAGCGAGCTCGAGGACGACAGCCACGTCGCGATCGCGGTGGAGAACATGTTCCCGATGCGGCTCGACGCCTTCTTCGGCCGCCGCGGCGAGTCCGTGGAGCGGCTCAAGCGGCGCGGCCACCCCGGCACCGCGGTCTCGGCGTTCGCACCGTCGATCGACCCGACCGACGTCGGCTACGCGAACTACACCCTGGACCTCTCGCACACCGCGACCGCGGGCGTCGACGCCCTCGAGCTCATGGACCGCATGGGCGACGGCCTGCGGCACCTGCACCTCACCGACGGCCTCGGCGCCGCCGTCGACGAGCACCTCGTGCCCGGTCACGGCACCCAGCCGGCCGCCGAGGTGTGCCGCCGGCTCGCCGCGTCGGGCTTCGACGGCCACGTGATCCTCGAGATCGCGACGGGCTCGGCGAAGACGCCCGAGGAGCGGCGTGCGATGCTCACGGAGGCGCTGGGATTCGCGCGGGAGCACCTGCGCGCCGACCCGGCCGCCTGA
- a CDS encoding phosphoglyceromutase, which yields MTYGTLILLRHGESEWNASNQFTGWVDVALTEKGRGEAVRGGELLKEAGLLPDVLYTSLLRRAITTANLALDAADRHWIPVVRDWRLNERHYGALQGLNKAETKEKYGDEQFMLWRRSYDTPPPAIDPANEYSQTGDPRYAHLPQVPLTECLLDVVKRFIPYYQAVIEPQVAQGKTVLVAAHGNSLRALVKHLDGISDADIAALNIPTGIPLTYSFTEDGAVANPGGTYLDPEAAAAGAAAVANQGAK from the coding sequence ATGACCTACGGCACCCTGATCCTGCTCCGTCACGGCGAGAGCGAGTGGAACGCGTCCAACCAGTTCACCGGCTGGGTCGATGTGGCGCTGACGGAGAAGGGCCGCGGCGAGGCCGTTCGCGGCGGCGAGCTGCTCAAGGAGGCGGGCCTGCTGCCGGACGTCCTGTACACCTCGCTGCTGCGCCGCGCGATCACCACCGCGAACCTCGCGCTGGACGCCGCCGACCGGCACTGGATCCCCGTGGTCCGCGACTGGCGCCTCAACGAGCGCCACTACGGCGCGCTGCAGGGCCTCAACAAGGCCGAGACCAAGGAGAAGTACGGCGACGAGCAGTTCATGCTGTGGCGTCGCAGCTACGACACCCCGCCGCCCGCGATCGACCCCGCGAACGAGTACAGCCAGACCGGCGACCCGCGGTACGCCCACCTGCCGCAGGTGCCGCTCACCGAGTGCCTGCTCGACGTGGTCAAGCGCTTCATCCCCTACTACCAGGCCGTCATCGAGCCGCAGGTCGCGCAGGGGAAGACGGTGCTCGTCGCCGCGCACGGCAACTCGCTGCGCGCGCTGGTCAAGCACCTCGACGGCATCTCCGACGCCGACATCGCCGCGCTGAACATCCCCACCGGCATCCCGCTGACCTACTCCTTCACCGAGGACGGCGCCGTCGCCAACCCCGGCGGCACCTACCTGGACCCCGAGGCCGCCGCCGCGGGCGCCGCCGCGGTCGCCAACCAGGGCGCCAAGTAG
- the ctaD gene encoding aa3-type cytochrome oxidase subunit I, with amino-acid sequence MDGGTRTTATDVAPERRLRAARPEPARGRPVGGWIRDLVVTTDHKTIGVMYIVTSMLFFFVGGLMALIMRGELAEPGLQFLSTEQFNQLFTMHGTVMLLLYATPIAFGFANYLVPLQIGAPDVAFPRLNAVGYWLYLFGGLTASAGFMVPGGAADFGWTAYTPLSDAAHSPGVGGDLWLMGLTVGGLGTILASVNMVTTVLCLRAPGMTMFRMPIFTWNMFVVSVLALMIFPLLASALVGLEVDRQFGAHLFDPANGGALLWQHLFWFFGHPEVYVLALPFFGIVSEIFPVFSRKPIFGYSGLVMATLAIAAISMAVWAHHMYATGAVLLPFFSFMTFLIAVPTGVKFFNWIGTMWKGNMTFESPMLFSIGFLVTFLFGGLTGVLLASPPLDFHVSDTYFVVAHFHYTLFGTIVFAAFAGIYFWFPKATGRMLNERLARWHFWLTFIGFHATFLVQHWLGAEGMPRRYADYLASDGFTSLNRISTVGAFILGASVLPFVWNVFTSYRYGEVVTVDDPWGFGNSLEWATTCPPPRHNFTELPRIRSERPAFELHYPHMVGRMRAEKHTAR; translated from the coding sequence ATGGACGGTGGAACAAGGACGACCGCCACGGATGTGGCACCCGAGCGGCGGCTGCGTGCCGCGCGCCCCGAACCCGCGCGCGGCAGGCCCGTCGGAGGCTGGATCCGGGACCTCGTGGTCACGACGGATCACAAGACGATCGGTGTCATGTACATCGTCACGTCGATGTTGTTCTTCTTCGTGGGCGGCCTCATGGCGCTGATCATGCGCGGTGAGCTCGCGGAGCCCGGCCTGCAGTTCCTCTCCACCGAGCAGTTCAATCAGTTGTTCACCATGCACGGCACGGTGATGCTCCTGCTGTACGCGACCCCGATCGCGTTCGGCTTCGCCAACTACCTCGTGCCCCTGCAGATCGGCGCGCCCGACGTCGCGTTCCCGCGGCTCAACGCCGTCGGGTACTGGCTGTACCTGTTCGGCGGCCTCACCGCGTCCGCGGGCTTCATGGTCCCCGGCGGCGCGGCCGACTTCGGCTGGACCGCGTACACCCCGCTGTCCGACGCCGCGCACAGCCCGGGCGTCGGCGGCGACCTGTGGTTGATGGGGCTCACGGTCGGTGGGCTCGGGACGATCCTCGCGTCGGTGAACATGGTCACCACGGTGCTCTGCCTGCGTGCGCCCGGGATGACGATGTTCCGGATGCCGATCTTCACGTGGAACATGTTCGTGGTGAGCGTGCTCGCGCTCATGATCTTCCCGTTGTTGGCGTCCGCGCTGGTCGGGCTGGAGGTGGACCGGCAGTTCGGTGCCCACCTGTTCGACCCGGCGAACGGCGGAGCACTCCTGTGGCAGCACCTGTTCTGGTTCTTCGGCCACCCCGAGGTGTACGTGCTGGCGCTGCCCTTCTTCGGCATCGTCTCGGAGATCTTCCCGGTGTTCAGCCGCAAGCCGATCTTCGGCTACAGCGGCCTCGTCATGGCGACGCTCGCGATCGCCGCGATCTCTATGGCGGTGTGGGCGCACCACATGTACGCCACCGGCGCGGTGCTGCTGCCCTTCTTCAGCTTCATGACCTTCCTCATCGCGGTGCCAACGGGCGTGAAGTTCTTCAACTGGATCGGCACGATGTGGAAGGGGAACATGACTTTCGAGTCGCCGATGCTGTTCTCGATCGGCTTCCTCGTGACCTTCCTCTTCGGCGGCCTGACCGGCGTGCTGCTCGCGTCGCCTCCGCTCGACTTCCACGTCTCCGACACGTATTTCGTGGTCGCCCACTTCCACTACACGCTGTTCGGCACCATCGTCTTCGCGGCGTTCGCGGGCATCTACTTCTGGTTCCCGAAGGCGACGGGGCGCATGCTGAACGAGCGGCTCGCGCGCTGGCACTTCTGGCTCACCTTCATCGGCTTCCACGCCACGTTCCTCGTGCAGCACTGGCTGGGCGCCGAGGGCATGCCGCGTCGGTACGCGGACTACCTGGCGAGCGACGGTTTCACGAGCCTGAACCGGATCTCGACCGTGGGCGCGTTCATCCTGGGCGCCTCGGTCCTGCCCTTCGTGTGGAACGTCTTCACGAGCTACCGCTACGGCGAGGTCGTCACCGTCGACGACCCGTGGGGCTTCGGCAACAGCCTCGAGTGGGCCACCACCTGCCCGCCGCCGCGGCACAACTTCACCGAGCTGCCGCGCATCCGCTCCGAGCGCCCCGCGTTCGAGCTGCACTACCCGCACATGGTCGGGCGCATGCGGGCGGAGAAGCACACCGCGCGTTAG